The Cloacibacterium caeni region CATTTTTAAAAAGTTTGGTCGGACTTTCCGTAGTATATTTTTTTTCGTTGAGCCAAATTCTGAAATCTTCTATCGTAGCATGATTTTTAAACGATTTAGAATGTTCGTATTCCTGAACTTCTAAAAGGAGATTAATTAAAAAACTGGTTTCCATATTGCTTATAATTTAATAGTACTCATTCCTCCGTCAATGCCAAAAATCTGTCCGGTAATCCAAGAAGAAGAATCAGAAAGTAAAAATACAACCATTTTTGCAATTTCTTCAGGATTTCCTATTTTCTGAAGCGGATGTCTTTTCGCAGCGGCTTCTCTTTTCTCTGGCGATGCCAATAAAGCAGTGGCTAAATTGGTGTCTGAAAGTGACGGCGCAATAGCGTTAAATCTTATTTTCTGTAGCGAAAATTCTGCCGCTAAACTTTTTACCAAACCTTCTACAGCGCTTTTACTAGCAGCGATAGAAGAATGAAAAGGCATCCCTAATTTTGCTGCAATGGTGCTGAATAGAACCACACTTGCACTGTCAGATTTTTTAAGATTTGGCAATAATTTCTGAATGATTTTAATAGCTCCCAAAACGTTAATTTCAAAGTCTTTTTTAAAATCTTCGTCAGATAATCTTCCGAAAGGTTTTAGGTTAATGCTTCCTGGTGCATAAACCAATCCATCAATTTTTTCAGGAAAAGAAACGTCATCCAAACTGTCTGTTAAAATATCTTTTTGATAAAAATGAAGTTTTACATTATTCAATTCTGGAGTTTCTGTTCTAGAAATTCCGATGATTTGAGCTTGGTTTTGTAATTGTTTTGCGGTGGCTAAACCTATTCCGCTTCCACAACCGATGATGACTATATTTTTCATGTTATTTTAATTTTTTGTTTTATTTTTTCTCACAGATTTTAAATCTAAAATCTAAAATCTTACATCTAAAATCTCATTTATCTCTTTGATATTTTATTTAAACTTATGGTTCTCTGTCTGGTACATTTAAATCTCTCAATTTCTGGATTTCTTTTTTTGAGATGTTTTTGACTAATGCCAGAATTCACTCTTTTTCTCCAAAGATTGAAGGAACTTCTTTTCAGTTCAGTTCTCATAATAGCGATGGTTTCAGCTTCAGAAATCCCAAACTGAAAAGTGATGGCTTCAAATGGCGTTCTGTCTTCCCATGCCATTTCTATAATTCTGTCGATTTGTTCTACACTAAGATTTTTTTTCGTCATTGGTCTAATTTTTCTAAAAAGTTTTGAACTCTCACGAGATGTAATTCTTTTTGCTGTTCCGTCATTTTATTCCAAGTGATAAGCATCATGCTCAATCTTGGAGTTTTTCTAAAAAATTCTTGATTTTTAGCAATAAAATTCCAAAAAAGGGAATCCCAAATTTCTCCCCAATTTTCGGTTGAATAATCACTCATTTTTTTGAGATAATTGCTTCCGCTGATATACGGTTTTGTGCTCATCAATCCGCCATCAGCAAACAAACTCATGCCATACACATTAGGAACCATCACCCAATCATACGCATCAATGAACATCTCCATAAACCATTGATAGACGTCATCTGGATGAAATTCACACAAATTCATAAAATTGGCAAGAATCATCAGTCGTTCAATGTGATGAGCGTAACCTGTTTTCAATATTTTTTTAATGGTTTTGTCAATCGGAGCAATTCCTGTAGTTCCATCGTAAAAAGATTTTGGAATTTTTCTTTGATGATTCCAAAAATTTCGGGTTCTTTCGAAACTTCCTTTGTACAAATAGATTCCTCGAATAAATTCTCGCCAACCTAAAATCTGACGAACGAATCCTTCTAATGAATTGAGCGGAATTTCATTTTTTTGAGCAAATTCTATGGATTTTTCGATGATGTAATTTGGGGTTAAAAAGCCAATGTTCATCAATGGAGACAGCACGCTGTGATGCAAAAAATGCTCATGCTCTACGATGCTGTCTTCATAAATTCCAAATTCCAAAAATCTATTTTCCAAGAAATTTTCAAGCCAAATTTCCGCTTCTGAATAGGTAATTGGATAGATTTGATAATCTGTTAATTCCCCGTAATGATTTCCGAAATTTTCAGAAACATAAACTTTCGCTTCTTTGTAAAAACGGTTATTCTGAGGAAATGAAATAGAAGGCGATTTTTTATTTTTTGGATATTTTTTTCGGTTTTCTGTATCGAAAGTCCATTTTTCGCCAATTGGTTTTCCATTTTCTAAAAGTATATTTCTAGAAATCCGCTGTTGCTTGTAAAAATCGGTTTGATGATAATGCTTTTTTCCTTCAAAATATACTTTTAAATCTTCTTTTGAATTGATAAAACTTGGGTTTTCAATAATCTCAACTTCTAGTTTTGTCTTTAAAATTCTCTTTTCCAACCAATCGTCACAAACATCTATGATTTTGATTTTTTCAAAACCTTCTTGTTCTAAAAATGGAATTAAATTTCGAATGTCTGAAAGCTGCGAAATGCTTTCTATATAATGAACTTGGAATCCTTTTTCGAGTAAAAAGTTTTCATAGAATTTCATCGTAGCTCTATGAAATGCTAATTTCTGTTGGTGAAATGTATACTGTTTGAAAAACAAAAATTCTTCCACTAAAAACATAGGAATTTCCTTTTCAAGAAAAGAAATCTCTTGAAATAACTGATTCGGAAATATCAATTGTGCCGTTTTTAGTGGTTTTTCAGCCATAAATTTCTAAATTTTTTATCGCTATCGTATTGTTCTGCTTGTTTTTCTGTGTTGAAACTTCTGTCTCGTGCATCATTCCCAATTCCAGCCAAATACAACCAGTTTCCGTAATTGCTGTGAACATCATAATCGATGAGCATTTGCTCGAAATATGCAGCGCCAATTCGCCAATCTAGTTTCAGATTTTTACAGAAATAAGAAGCTACATTTTGTCTTCCTCGATTGCTCATGAAACCCGTTTTTTGGAGTTCAATCATGTTGGCATTCACAAATTCTGAGTGCGTTTTTCCAGAAACCCACTGTTCTAATTTTTTAGGATTATTCTGAAATTCTACATTTTTATGGGATTGAAGTCCGTTTTTGTAAAAAATTTCGTTGTGGTGTTGCAAAGCAATAAATTTGAAATAATCTCGCCACAGCAATTCGAAAATCAACCAATACGTAGATTCATTGGCTCCGAATTTTTGTTCAAATTTTTTCACTTCATCATAAACCCAAATTCCGCAATAGAAAAAAAAGAGTATTTTAGTATTCTAATATCCAACTGCGTAGCAGTAGAAAAAAATAAGCGATGAAATTCGAGCTATCCTTTACCAATAAAGAGATTACGCCTTGGGGAGGCATGGTGTTTTTAAAGCAAATGTTGGACAAAATCGGCTTTAGAGAGCAAATTGAAAAATGCGAATCTTTACCTGTGTCACTTTCCAATAATTCTTATAAAAAAGAAGTTTTGCTTGAATCTTTTATTACGAGTATTTGGTGTGGTGCCAATCGTTTTTTGCACACAGAAATTACCCGTGCAGATAAGGCTCTTGGGGAAATATTTGACTGGCGAAAGACCCCTGCTCAGGACGCATATAAACGCTATTTTGGCAAGTTTACACAACACATCAACCAGCAAGTTGGGCATTATTTTTTCAGTTGGTTTTTTCAGAATTTGAACCTCAATTATTTTACGTTAGACATTGATTCATCTGTAATTACTCGATACGGAGAGCAAGAGGGAGCAAAAAAAGGCTACAATCCTAAGAAAAAAGGAAGAAACAGCCATCATCCTATCATTGCATTTGTGAACGATGTAAAGATGGTCGCTAATTTTTGGCTCAGGAGCGGCAATACTTCTTCGGCAAATAATTTTGTAGGATTTTTAGAAGAAACACTCTTAAATTTTGGGGATAAGAAAGTAGGATTAGTTCGTTTGGATAGTGGTTTTTTCCAGAAAGACATTATGGATTATCTTGAATTAAAAACACTCCAATACATCATCGCTGCAAAATTTACTCACCCCATTCAACACTTGATAGACCAGCAAGATTTTTGGATAAAAGTTGATGAGGGCATCGAAATTTGCGACAAATATTATCAAGCAAAAAACTGGGAAAAGCCAAGAAGGATAGTCATTGTAAGGCAAAAAATAGCACAACGGCCGAATGCGGCAGGCCGAATATTAAGCCTGTTTCCGGAAGATGAAATCCATAGAAATTATCGCTATTCAGCCTATATTACCAACCAAGAACAATCGGCAACAGATGTTTGGAGAACGTACCGAAACAGAGGCGATGCAGAGAATCGAATCAAGGAATTAAAGGCAGATTTTGGAGCCGAAAGTTTTAACCTTAAAGGCTTTTTCCCTACAGAAGCTGCACTTATATTTTCGATGATTGCTTATAATCTGATGTCAATTTTCAGACTGTTTGTTCTTCAGGAAAAAACGCAGAAAACATTATCTACACTACGATATAGAACCTTTGCTATTGGAGCTTATTTTGAAAAAGTAGGTGACACACTCAAACTGAAGATTGCACTCACCAAAAAACGCAGAAAATGGTTCGTCGGAATTTGGGATTACCCCATAGACTTATCTCAAAAAATTTCAACTGCGTGATTTGGGATAAATGGAAACCGCCGAAATACTTCCATTGGCTATCCACGCCGAAAATTTGGAACTGTAATCACTTCCTACCAATCCATTTCTGGTATTTTTATAATCTTTAACCAATTGAGTTTCTTCAAAATAATAATCCAATCTTTCCCAAGCTGCATTTTCACCGCCAGAAAAAGGAAATGCTGAGTCAGGATGTGTTTCGAAATCCTCAAAACCTAATTTTTCTAAATCAATTTTTTCTGATGGAATTTCTAGCTTAAAAAACGCTCTTATTTTTTCTATTTTTAAAGGTTTTCTTACGCTGAAATTCTTTTCAACCTTATTTCTGAAGGTGGTAAAAAGCGCAGGAATTTTTTCTAATCTTTCGAAAACAAAATCTGGTTCTAATAAAAATTGTGAATAAGATTTTTCAAATTTCACATTGGATAGAGCAGAAGCAACACTTTTTTCTAAATCTATTTCTTCTTGAGTAAATTCTTCTTCACAAAAGATTTTTTGAATAGAGTAGTGTTCATTCAATTTTTCAAAAATCTCCTTAGTCTTTCCAAATTTTATCAAAAAAGTTATGTTGAGTTCAGCAAGATTGTGTTGTAAATCTTGAACACTTTCCAACAAAAATTTTGCACGGAATTTCCCGATTTTTCTGAAACCAAACTGCTTTTTTTGATAAAAATCTTCATCGAAAATATACAAAGCTATAAAAGGCAAATCTTCTTGAGATGCCTTAAATAGAGATATTTGGTCTTTGGTTCTTAAATCATTTTTGAACCAAACGATGTTGATTTTTTGTTTTTCCTGCATTTTTCGCTACAGTATTTCACTTCTTCCCAGTCTTTTTTCCATTTTTTGCGCCAGTTAAAAGGTAAACCGCAAACTTCACAGATTTTTGAGGGCAAATTTTTAGGCATTTTCTACCATAAATTTTTGAAAATGATTAATTTCTATTCCTTCAGCTCTTAAATCATGCATCATATTATATAAACCAAAAAACGTTCGGTTCAGATAAATAAAATGTCTAGAACCACGATTGGTATTCATGTTTTTTAAATCACTAAGTTTAGCATAACGCTGACCTAAATCTGCAATTTCTTGAAAGAAACTCTCATCAGAAAAATCGAAAAATTCTTGATTAAAAGGTCTGGTAAATAGTTCTAACATTTCATGGAAAAGTTTACTGAAAAAGACTTTTTCTTCAGATGAATCTTCTGCTTTTAGAATTTCTAATTCATATAATTTTTGTTCAAAAAACGCTTGATTCATTAAGTTTTCCACTTTTGCCAATTCAAAATAAGGCTCATAAAAATCACTCGGAATTTCCTTCACGCAACCGAAATCGATCACCATTAATTCGCCTTTTTCCGAAATCAAAAAATTTCCAGGATGTGGATCTGCGTGAACTTGCTTCAAAACGTGCATTTGATACATGTAAAAATCCCAAAGCGTTTGTCCGATTTTATTCAGCGTTTTCTGTG contains the following coding sequences:
- a CDS encoding DUF2256 domain-containing protein codes for the protein MPKNLPSKICEVCGLPFNWRKKWKKDWEEVKYCSEKCRKNKKSTSFGSKMI
- a CDS encoding TIGR03643 family protein, which codes for MTKKNLSVEQIDRIIEMAWEDRTPFEAITFQFGISEAETIAIMRTELKRSSFNLWRKRVNSGISQKHLKKRNPEIERFKCTRQRTISLNKISKR
- a CDS encoding SDR family NAD(P)-dependent oxidoreductase translates to MKNIVIIGCGSGIGLATAKQLQNQAQIIGISRTETPELNNVKLHFYQKDILTDSLDDVSFPEKIDGLVYAPGSINLKPFGRLSDEDFKKDFEINVLGAIKIIQKLLPNLKKSDSASVVLFSTIAAKLGMPFHSSIAASKSAVEGLVKSLAAEFSLQKIRFNAIAPSLSDTNLATALLASPEKREAAAKRHPLQKIGNPEEIAKMVVFLLSDSSSWITGQIFGIDGGMSTIKL
- a CDS encoding IS1380 family transposase, with protein sequence MKFELSFTNKEITPWGGMVFLKQMLDKIGFREQIEKCESLPVSLSNNSYKKEVLLESFITSIWCGANRFLHTEITRADKALGEIFDWRKTPAQDAYKRYFGKFTQHINQQVGHYFFSWFFQNLNLNYFTLDIDSSVITRYGEQEGAKKGYNPKKKGRNSHHPIIAFVNDVKMVANFWLRSGNTSSANNFVGFLEETLLNFGDKKVGLVRLDSGFFQKDIMDYLELKTLQYIIAAKFTHPIQHLIDQQDFWIKVDEGIEICDKYYQAKNWEKPRRIVIVRQKIAQRPNAAGRILSLFPEDEIHRNYRYSAYITNQEQSATDVWRTYRNRGDAENRIKELKADFGAESFNLKGFFPTEAALIFSMIAYNLMSIFRLFVLQEKTQKTLSTLRYRTFAIGAYFEKVGDTLKLKIALTKKRRKWFVGIWDYPIDLSQKISTA
- a CDS encoding cryptochrome/photolyase family protein, which gives rise to MAEKPLKTAQLIFPNQLFQEISFLEKEIPMFLVEEFLFFKQYTFHQQKLAFHRATMKFYENFLLEKGFQVHYIESISQLSDIRNLIPFLEQEGFEKIKIIDVCDDWLEKRILKTKLEVEIIENPSFINSKEDLKVYFEGKKHYHQTDFYKQQRISRNILLENGKPIGEKWTFDTENRKKYPKNKKSPSISFPQNNRFYKEAKVYVSENFGNHYGELTDYQIYPITYSEAEIWLENFLENRFLEFGIYEDSIVEHEHFLHHSVLSPLMNIGFLTPNYIIEKSIEFAQKNEIPLNSLEGFVRQILGWREFIRGIYLYKGSFERTRNFWNHQRKIPKSFYDGTTGIAPIDKTIKKILKTGYAHHIERLMILANFMNLCEFHPDDVYQWFMEMFIDAYDWVMVPNVYGMSLFADGGLMSTKPYISGSNYLKKMSDYSTENWGEIWDSLFWNFIAKNQEFFRKTPRLSMMLITWNKMTEQQKELHLVRVQNFLEKLDQ
- a CDS encoding deoxyribodipyrimidine photo-lyase, producing MQEKQKINIVWFKNDLRTKDQISLFKASQEDLPFIALYIFDEDFYQKKQFGFRKIGKFRAKFLLESVQDLQHNLAELNITFLIKFGKTKEIFEKLNEHYSIQKIFCEEEFTQEEIDLEKSVASALSNVKFEKSYSQFLLEPDFVFERLEKIPALFTTFRNKVEKNFSVRKPLKIEKIRAFFKLEIPSEKIDLEKLGFEDFETHPDSAFPFSGGENAAWERLDYYFEETQLVKDYKNTRNGLVGSDYSSKFSAWIANGSISAVSIYPKSRS